A portion of the Thermococcus sp. EP1 genome contains these proteins:
- a CDS encoding FAD-dependent oxidoreductase — protein MRPLDLYEKDSSKRITIYFEGKALEAYDGEKLPVALLANRIYWITTSLQGRKRGAFTFGPLPVVVNGVKNMNGRKTVVRNGMRIERQNYGEFQEVVEIDENKETVQEVVDVAVIGGGMAGIGAVLELQEHLTVAIIEERGWLGGAMSLKGITQEGFEGSPGEVINELTSKFNENVKVFKGTISLGVFDEGEYFLVPAVKKGQLIEIMAKKVILATGAVENILLFENNDFPGVFRLDFALEVMNKWGVAPGRKVAIVGRRPERIIPELEKWGIEYVVVPNPKRVEGEEWVERLIDMNNNVYEVDAVIMSDYRIPDINPVTQAGGKLTFKWGYYVPVIDEQNRIREGIYVAGSATGIKPHYANYLEGRLVGAYILKEFNYKSTPAVYREKLEKYEPEALPPLHVDFKAMDLKDVQICGCDVDLKKVDDVVKQGITDLQIVKRLTHLAMGFCQGRFCLFNGAILVSQRTGKEMSTIDLPVARPPLKNVRVKALAKEE, from the coding sequence ATGCGGCCATTAGATCTTTATGAGAAAGACTCTTCTAAAAGGATCACAATCTATTTTGAGGGAAAAGCACTAGAAGCTTATGATGGAGAAAAACTGCCAGTTGCTTTGCTTGCTAATAGGATTTACTGGATAACTACAAGCTTACAAGGAAGAAAAAGAGGAGCGTTCACCTTTGGCCCTCTTCCAGTAGTAGTTAATGGCGTCAAAAATATGAATGGAAGAAAGACTGTTGTGAGGAATGGGATGCGAATAGAGAGACAAAACTACGGCGAGTTTCAAGAAGTTGTGGAGATCGATGAGAACAAGGAGACTGTTCAAGAAGTTGTTGATGTTGCAGTGATTGGTGGGGGAATGGCAGGAATTGGTGCAGTATTAGAACTTCAGGAGCATTTGACAGTTGCAATAATAGAGGAAAGGGGCTGGCTTGGGGGGGCAATGTCTCTCAAGGGAATTACTCAGGAGGGATTTGAGGGGTCTCCTGGAGAAGTTATTAATGAGCTAACTTCAAAATTTAATGAAAATGTGAAAGTTTTCAAAGGTACAATTTCCCTTGGAGTTTTTGATGAGGGAGAATACTTTTTAGTACCTGCTGTTAAAAAAGGCCAACTAATTGAGATAATGGCAAAAAAGGTCATTTTAGCTACTGGTGCTGTTGAGAACATACTTCTCTTTGAAAACAACGATTTTCCAGGAGTGTTTAGGCTTGATTTTGCTCTTGAAGTGATGAATAAATGGGGAGTTGCTCCAGGTAGGAAGGTAGCCATTGTTGGAAGGAGACCTGAGAGGATAATTCCAGAGCTGGAAAAGTGGGGTATTGAATACGTTGTAGTGCCTAATCCAAAGCGGGTTGAAGGGGAAGAATGGGTTGAGCGACTTATTGACATGAATAACAACGTTTACGAAGTAGATGCAGTTATAATGAGCGATTATAGGATACCTGATATCAATCCTGTGACACAGGCTGGAGGAAAGCTTACGTTTAAGTGGGGGTACTATGTTCCTGTTATTGATGAGCAAAATCGCATAAGAGAAGGGATTTATGTTGCTGGGAGTGCAACGGGCATAAAACCGCACTATGCCAATTATCTCGAAGGAAGGCTTGTTGGGGCGTACATATTAAAGGAGTTTAATTATAAGAGCACACCTGCTGTATACAGGGAAAAGCTAGAGAAGTATGAACCCGAAGCTTTACCCCCACTTCACGTTGACTTTAAAGCCATGGATCTAAAGGATGTGCAGATATGTGGTTGTGATGTGGATCTGAAAAAAGTTGATGATGTTGTGAAACAAGGAATCACTGATCTCCAGATAGTAAAGAGACTCACTCATCTGGCAATGGGCTTCTGTCAGGGAAGATTTTGCCTTTTCAATGGGGCTATTCTTGTTAGTCAGAGAACGGGGAAAGAAATGAGCACAATAGATCTCCCGGTTGCGAGACCTCCACTTAAGAATGTGAGAGTGAAAGCCCTTGCAAAGGAGGAATGA
- a CDS encoding ornithine cyclodeaminase family protein, with amino-acid sequence MLLLTRNDLKKVLSMREAIDAVEKAFLEFYHEKAEVPLRTIIEIEKHNGFLLYMPSYLKESEALAIKVVSLYAQNPEKGLPSVLATILLNDPETGKPLALMEGTYITAMRTGAASGVATKYLARKDAKIVGIIGAGVQARTQLWAVCEVRDIKEALVYDLNENRAKSFAEEMSNKLGIEILTASNPKDVAKNVDILIVATTATRPVISGEWIQNGTHINSIGWMGKDARELDSETVKRSKLVVDSREGVLSESGDILIPIQEGIIDETHVYAELGEIVAGAKAGRKHEEEITLFKSVGLAIEDAITAKLAYEKALKLGVGTEVTL; translated from the coding sequence ATGTTGCTTCTTACCAGAAATGACCTGAAGAAAGTCTTGTCCATGAGAGAAGCTATAGATGCAGTAGAAAAAGCCTTTCTTGAGTTTTATCATGAAAAAGCAGAGGTCCCCTTAAGAACAATAATAGAAATCGAAAAACACAATGGCTTTTTATTGTACATGCCAAGCTACCTAAAAGAGAGCGAGGCCTTAGCAATCAAGGTAGTCTCTCTGTATGCCCAAAACCCCGAAAAAGGCCTTCCCAGTGTATTAGCAACTATCCTACTAAATGATCCCGAAACTGGAAAACCTTTAGCACTTATGGAGGGGACCTATATAACTGCAATGAGAACTGGAGCTGCTAGTGGAGTCGCCACAAAATACCTTGCGAGAAAAGATGCAAAAATTGTAGGAATAATAGGTGCTGGAGTACAAGCAAGAACACAGTTGTGGGCTGTTTGTGAAGTCAGGGATATAAAAGAAGCCTTAGTATATGACTTAAATGAGAATAGGGCCAAGAGTTTTGCTGAAGAAATGTCAAACAAGCTTGGAATAGAAATACTTACTGCTTCAAATCCCAAAGATGTTGCTAAAAATGTTGACATCCTTATTGTTGCTACTACCGCAACCAGACCTGTTATCAGCGGAGAATGGATTCAAAATGGAACTCATATAAACTCCATTGGATGGATGGGCAAAGATGCCCGAGAACTTGATTCGGAGACTGTAAAAAGATCCAAATTAGTTGTGGACTCCAGAGAAGGAGTACTGAGTGAATCAGGAGATATACTCATCCCTATACAAGAAGGAATAATTGATGAAACACATGTATACGCAGAGCTAGGGGAAATCGTGGCCGGAGCTAAGGCAGGACGAAAACACGAGGAGGAAATAACACTCTTTAAGAGTGTAGGACTTGCAATAGAAGATGCCATTACAGCCAAATTGGCCTATGAGAAAGCATTGAAATTAGGGGTCGGGACAGAAGTGACGCTTTAG
- a CDS encoding proline racemase family protein: MFAKHIFYVVDTHTEGEPTRIVLSGVNVKGEDIIEKRKYFKENYDWIRTALLHEPRGHGDQFGAVLVPSEIADFGVIYMDTAGYLDMCGHATMGIATTLVELGIIELNEPYTSIKLETPAGLVEAKARVENGIVKEVTVVDVPSFHVGEFEIEYPKIGKINVDVAFGGNFYVIANAKDLGLRVRKDYIKKLIPAALKLIDVANDQIEVHHPRKGVQNRINLAMLTDEPEKEDSNGKNVVIWGEGSVDRSPCGTGSASRVATLYSKGVLKEGDIFIHESILGTQFKIKIVGTTKIGDYTAIIPEITGSAYITKISHDIISKNDPLWKGFLLK; the protein is encoded by the coding sequence GTGTTCGCGAAACACATTTTTTATGTCGTTGATACCCATACAGAAGGAGAACCAACCAGAATAGTACTTTCAGGAGTGAATGTAAAAGGAGAAGACATCATAGAAAAAAGGAAATACTTCAAAGAGAATTACGATTGGATAAGAACTGCTTTACTTCACGAACCCAGAGGCCATGGGGATCAATTTGGAGCTGTTTTAGTGCCTTCTGAGATAGCTGATTTTGGAGTTATATATATGGACACTGCTGGTTATTTGGACATGTGTGGTCATGCTACAATGGGAATTGCAACAACATTAGTGGAGCTGGGAATTATTGAACTGAATGAGCCATATACGAGCATAAAACTTGAAACACCTGCAGGGTTGGTAGAAGCAAAGGCGAGAGTAGAAAACGGAATAGTCAAAGAAGTTACCGTTGTAGACGTGCCTAGCTTCCATGTAGGAGAGTTTGAAATTGAATATCCAAAAATCGGAAAAATAAATGTAGACGTGGCTTTTGGTGGAAACTTTTATGTGATAGCAAATGCCAAAGATCTGGGTCTTAGAGTTAGAAAAGATTACATAAAGAAACTCATACCAGCTGCGTTAAAGTTGATTGACGTGGCAAACGACCAGATAGAGGTTCATCACCCAAGAAAAGGTGTTCAAAATAGAATAAACCTTGCAATGCTAACCGATGAACCAGAGAAAGAAGACTCCAATGGGAAAAATGTTGTTATATGGGGAGAAGGAAGTGTGGATAGAAGTCCCTGCGGAACTGGAAGCGCTTCAAGAGTGGCGACTCTATATTCAAAAGGTGTGCTAAAAGAGGGAGATATTTTCATCCATGAGAGTATACTTGGGACCCAATTTAAAATTAAGATTGTAGGAACAACAAAAATAGGTGATTACACTGCAATAATACCTGAGATTACTGGAAGTGCATATATTACAAAAATTTCTCACGACATAATTTCCAAAAACGACCCATTATGGAAAGGGTTTTTACTAAAATAA
- a CDS encoding sodium-dependent transporter, whose translation MERVETGEHWGTRLGFIFAIIGAMVGSGNIWRFPRMMAMYGGGAFLIPYSIALFTVAIPLLIAEGIIGRETGKSTIIGFAKYAGKKYAWLGAWVAWINIAIMFYYAVVNGWALAYFVKGLTGLYASYAPGKGLETWNAFIGGWQPLFFTLLVWIFTWYIMAVGVKRIEKVASFMVPSLILFLIVVIIRAITMPGSDVGLTYMFKFDTTKLSNAEAWLQAYSQVLWSTGAGWGIYLTYSSYLKKNDDINLNSHITGFGDTSAALLGGLAVITTVAVTAPLIGLDPFKVYAEGNVGLTFIWLTELFPKVPAGFAIGTLFYLALFFAAFTSQIAITDVFVKNMVDFGLPRKKAATYVAIIGLIAGVPAAISINWLNNQDWAWGVGLLVSAIVISFIMLKTGLEKNRETANRGSDIKIGKWWDIMIGYVSPLSIIVVMLWWLKQSISWYPETWWKPTEVFSAGTVIFQWILAAIVLYVLVNKMLMPKIEARLAEEGA comes from the coding sequence ATGGAAAGAGTAGAAACCGGTGAACACTGGGGTACTAGGTTGGGTTTTATTTTTGCTATTATAGGTGCAATGGTCGGCAGCGGTAACATATGGCGTTTTCCAAGAATGATGGCAATGTATGGTGGCGGTGCCTTTTTGATCCCATACAGTATTGCGCTGTTTACAGTAGCAATTCCACTACTGATTGCAGAAGGTATCATTGGTAGGGAAACTGGAAAGAGCACCATTATAGGATTTGCAAAATACGCAGGGAAGAAATATGCATGGCTTGGAGCATGGGTAGCATGGATTAATATTGCTATAATGTTCTATTATGCCGTTGTTAATGGTTGGGCACTGGCATACTTCGTTAAAGGATTGACAGGACTTTATGCAAGCTATGCACCAGGAAAAGGTTTAGAAACATGGAACGCATTCATTGGCGGATGGCAGCCCTTGTTCTTTACATTGCTTGTTTGGATATTCACATGGTACATAATGGCAGTAGGTGTTAAGAGAATCGAAAAAGTTGCCAGTTTCATGGTTCCATCATTGATACTCTTCCTCATTGTGGTTATTATAAGGGCCATCACAATGCCAGGTTCAGATGTTGGACTCACATATATGTTCAAATTTGACACTACAAAACTATCCAATGCAGAAGCATGGCTTCAGGCATATAGTCAGGTATTATGGAGTACTGGAGCTGGATGGGGTATCTACTTGACTTATTCGTCATATCTAAAGAAGAATGACGATATTAACCTTAACTCCCACATTACAGGATTTGGTGACACAAGTGCAGCACTTTTAGGTGGTTTGGCAGTTATTACCACAGTAGCAGTTACCGCACCCCTTATTGGCCTTGATCCATTCAAAGTGTATGCAGAGGGTAACGTAGGATTGACATTCATTTGGTTGACTGAGCTCTTCCCCAAGGTGCCAGCAGGGTTTGCAATAGGAACATTATTCTACTTAGCATTGTTCTTTGCAGCATTCACCTCACAAATTGCAATCACTGACGTCTTTGTGAAGAACATGGTGGACTTTGGACTCCCAAGAAAGAAAGCTGCTACATACGTTGCTATTATTGGTTTGATTGCCGGAGTTCCAGCAGCAATTAGCATCAACTGGCTTAACAACCAAGATTGGGCTTGGGGTGTCGGACTATTGGTTAGTGCAATTGTGATCTCATTCATCATGCTCAAGACTGGCTTAGAGAAGAACAGAGAGACTGCTAACAGAGGTTCAGATATCAAGATCGGCAAGTGGTGGGACATAATGATTGGTTATGTCTCTCCACTAAGCATCATAGTTGTCATGCTATGGTGGCTTAAGCAATCAATCTCTTGGTATCCAGAAACATGGTGGAAGCCTACCGAAGTATTCAGCGCTGGAACAGTAATCTTCCAATGGATCTTAGCAGCTATAGTTCTCTATGTGTTGGTTAACAAGATGCTCATGCCCAAGATAGAGGCAAGACTTGCAGAGGAGGGAGCGTGA
- a CDS encoding GTP-binding protein: MPTNVTAEYLAAEEEYRQAKSIPEKIRALEKMYATVPKHKGTEKLRLQIKRKISELRKELEKQQSQRKGGGYSFSVKKEGAAQIVFAGLPNVGKSSLLKALANVDIDVADYPFTTVEPIPGMMNHKDVQIQLVEVPGLIEGAALGKGMGTQLLSVIRNADAIAIVVDLSQDPMKQMEIILKEFERAGIKVNKRRPKVDIKRMPMGGIIINGQHLIQGDVSEVMKMLREEGIHSAEITVKEPVTLEDFSDALDESLVWRKAIIIANKGDAPGSKENYEKLVKAYNDRFKIVPVSAKKKANIEVLKEELYQLADIIRVFTKSPGEDPAYPPIALKKGSTVLDVAERIHKDFAKNFKYARVWGKSAKFPGQRVGAEHVLEDGDIVEVHAR, from the coding sequence ATGCCAACAAACGTAACAGCAGAGTACTTAGCAGCGGAAGAGGAATATCGACAAGCAAAAAGCATACCAGAGAAAATTAGGGCTCTTGAAAAGATGTATGCTACGGTACCAAAGCACAAAGGGACTGAGAAGCTCAGGCTTCAAATCAAACGTAAAATATCAGAGCTTAGAAAAGAGCTTGAAAAACAGCAAAGTCAGAGAAAGGGTGGAGGCTATTCATTTAGCGTTAAAAAAGAAGGTGCAGCTCAGATAGTCTTTGCAGGTTTGCCCAATGTTGGCAAGTCTTCGCTTCTAAAGGCCTTAGCCAATGTTGATATAGATGTGGCTGATTATCCATTCACAACAGTTGAGCCCATTCCAGGTATGATGAATCATAAAGATGTTCAAATCCAGCTTGTTGAAGTTCCAGGCTTGATTGAAGGGGCCGCATTAGGCAAAGGTATGGGAACACAACTTTTGAGTGTTATAAGGAATGCAGATGCTATTGCTATAGTTGTAGATCTCTCCCAAGATCCCATGAAGCAGATGGAGATAATCTTAAAGGAGTTTGAGCGTGCTGGAATAAAAGTGAACAAAAGGAGGCCCAAAGTGGATATAAAGAGGATGCCTATGGGAGGCATCATCATAAATGGACAACACCTAATTCAAGGTGATGTTTCTGAAGTTATGAAAATGCTTAGGGAAGAAGGTATTCACAGTGCAGAGATTACGGTAAAGGAGCCAGTCACACTTGAGGACTTTTCAGATGCTCTTGATGAGAGTCTTGTATGGAGAAAGGCAATAATAATAGCAAACAAGGGGGATGCTCCAGGAAGTAAAGAGAACTATGAAAAGCTTGTTAAGGCATATAATGATAGATTTAAGATAGTACCCGTTTCTGCTAAAAAGAAGGCAAATATTGAGGTATTAAAAGAGGAATTGTATCAGCTAGCTGATATAATCCGGGTTTTCACTAAGTCCCCAGGAGAGGATCCAGCATATCCCCCTATTGCTCTTAAAAAAGGTTCAACAGTTTTGGATGTAGCAGAAAGAATTCATAAAGACTTTGCTAAGAACTTTAAATATGCTAGAGTATGGGGAAAGAGTGCGAAGTTCCCTGGACAGAGAGTCGGAGCAGAACATGTGTTGGAGGATGGAGATATAGTAGAGGTTCATGCAAGATAA
- a CDS encoding Lrp/AsnC family transcriptional regulator — protein MKGILDDIDKEILKVLQKNSRTPLREISKRVGLAESTVYERIKKLKEKGIIKRFTIIPDPESLGFNLLAFILIKARAGKYADVAKKLVTYPEIVEIYETTGDYDMILKIRTRNSTELNDFLNKIGEIDGVVATHTMVVLKVHKETPELPL, from the coding sequence ATGAAAGGGATTTTAGATGATATTGATAAAGAAATCTTAAAAGTGCTCCAAAAAAACAGTCGCACTCCTTTGAGAGAGATTTCTAAGCGAGTTGGTTTAGCCGAGTCAACTGTATACGAGCGAATCAAAAAATTAAAGGAAAAAGGAATAATAAAGAGGTTCACGATCATTCCCGATCCAGAGTCGCTTGGTTTTAACTTATTGGCCTTCATCCTCATTAAAGCTAGGGCTGGAAAATACGCGGATGTTGCAAAAAAGCTTGTCACTTACCCCGAAATTGTAGAGATATATGAAACCACAGGGGATTACGATATGATACTAAAAATACGAACTAGAAATAGTACAGAGCTCAATGATTTTCTTAACAAAATCGGAGAGATAGATGGTGTTGTGGCAACACATACAATGGTGGTATTAAAGGTTCACAAAGAAACCCCAGAACTTCCGCTTTAA
- a CDS encoding ASCH domain-containing protein, which translates to MVQIRKFMLIDNSYKSKILNGKKKTTIRFGNYEAKPGSEVYLAITPSDTVIAKVRITNVEKKKVKELTIEDAKKDGFKDVKELVKALNKIYGELHGDDEVTIIHFDILKKFDEGIPLKWLKGLNYREPVEIAKLYIKNKLKDSADVDFIIKKVYSEGLKSAVRRYGPKRVKNSLLKAYHRLYEEGKI; encoded by the coding sequence ATGGTTCAAATAAGGAAGTTCATGCTGATAGATAATTCTTACAAGTCAAAGATACTCAATGGGAAGAAGAAAACAACTATTAGATTTGGAAATTATGAGGCAAAGCCCGGGAGTGAAGTTTATCTTGCAATAACTCCCAGTGACACAGTAATTGCGAAAGTTAGGATAACAAACGTGGAGAAAAAGAAGGTTAAAGAGCTCACGATAGAAGATGCTAAAAAGGATGGCTTTAAGGATGTCAAAGAGTTGGTAAAGGCATTAAATAAAATTTATGGAGAACTTCATGGAGATGACGAAGTGACAATAATTCATTTTGATATTCTTAAAAAGTTTGATGAAGGTATCCCTCTAAAATGGCTAAAGGGGCTTAATTACAGAGAACCCGTGGAAATAGCCAAGTTATATATAAAAAATAAATTGAAAGACTCTGCAGACGTTGACTTCATTATCAAAAAAGTTTATTCTGAGGGTTTAAAGAGCGCTGTTAGGAGATATGGTCCAAAAAGAGTTAAAAATTCACTTTTGAAAGCTTATCATAGGCTTTACGAGGAAGGGAAAATTTAA
- a CDS encoding TIGR02253 family HAD-type hydrolase has translation MGMVKVIFFDLDDTLVDTSRLAELARKNAIDNMIQHGFPIDFETAYNELIELINEYGSNFPHHFDYLLRRFDLRYNPKWVAAGVIAYHNTKFAHLREVKNARKALIKLREMGYRLGIITDGNPIKQWEKVLRLDLDDFFENVVVSDFEGVKKPHPKIYQKALKIFRVNADEAVMVGDRLYSDIFGAKRVGMYTIWFRYGKYAHRELEYEEYADFKINDLLELPQVIEVLENGSNKEVHADR, from the coding sequence ATAGGTATGGTAAAGGTCATATTTTTTGATTTGGATGATACTCTTGTGGATACATCACGCTTGGCTGAACTCGCTAGGAAAAATGCAATAGACAATATGATTCAACATGGTTTTCCTATTGACTTTGAAACTGCTTATAATGAACTAATTGAACTTATAAACGAATATGGAAGCAACTTTCCTCATCATTTTGATTATCTTCTGCGAAGATTCGATCTAAGGTATAATCCCAAATGGGTAGCCGCAGGAGTAATAGCTTATCATAATACAAAATTTGCCCATCTTAGGGAAGTTAAAAATGCCAGAAAGGCCCTTATAAAACTCAGAGAGATGGGATATAGGCTAGGGATAATAACGGATGGTAATCCAATAAAACAATGGGAAAAGGTTTTGAGACTCGATTTGGATGATTTCTTTGAGAATGTTGTAGTATCAGATTTTGAAGGTGTTAAAAAGCCTCATCCAAAGATCTATCAAAAAGCTTTGAAGATCTTTCGTGTAAATGCTGACGAGGCCGTTATGGTGGGAGATAGGCTTTACTCTGATATTTTTGGGGCCAAAAGAGTAGGCATGTATACAATATGGTTCCGCTATGGAAAATATGCTCATAGGGAGCTCGAATATGAGGAATATGCAGACTTTAAGATCAATGACCTCCTAGAACTTCCGCAGGTTATAGAGGTGCTTGAAAATGGTTCAAATAAGGAAGTTCATGCTGATAGATAA
- a CDS encoding DUF3783 domain-containing protein, which produces MILVIGFGKEEFSRIKEILDGFKVYEVPEYCRDWIMEEVVEKAPSFEGSGNWHWRKFIIMHDLSNESVKEIIRKVRSLGIKEIIFATTTPTSLSWMLEDLLKELIREDEYFRRLKEEQKKMKTFYLDIGKS; this is translated from the coding sequence ATGATACTCGTGATAGGATTTGGAAAGGAAGAGTTCTCTAGGATTAAGGAGATACTAGATGGATTTAAGGTTTATGAAGTCCCTGAATACTGCAGAGATTGGATAATGGAAGAAGTAGTTGAGAAGGCCCCCTCTTTTGAGGGTAGTGGAAACTGGCATTGGAGGAAGTTCATTATAATGCATGACCTTTCAAATGAGAGTGTAAAGGAGATTATAAGGAAAGTCCGATCGTTAGGCATTAAAGAGATAATCTTTGCTACCACAACACCGACATCCCTATCTTGGATGTTGGAAGATCTTCTCAAAGAACTCATCCGAGAAGATGAATACTTTAGAAGGCTAAAGGAAGAGCAAAAGAAAATGAAAACCTTCTACCTGGACATTGGAAAAAGTTAA
- the cobB gene encoding NAD-dependent protein deacetylase, translating into MIEEAAKLITHSRFLIAFTGAGISAESGVPTFRDKGGLWEKYKIEDVATPEAFKRNPGLVWEFYKMRMQLMKNARPNSAHLALTELENMGILKAVITQNIDNLHKMAGTKTVIELHGNIYSVKCSNCEYKENLLETRKLDEFLREEEIPKCPKCRSFIRPDVVWFGESLPQGTLQKAFKLAERADVCLVIGTSGQVFPAAYIPYIVKDSGGYVIEINPKESGITPIADLFLKGNAGEIMKLLLGKVKICLKNKKC; encoded by the coding sequence ATGATAGAAGAGGCAGCAAAACTCATTACTCACTCTCGCTTTTTAATAGCTTTTACAGGAGCAGGAATAAGTGCTGAAAGTGGTGTTCCTACCTTTAGGGACAAAGGAGGTCTATGGGAAAAATATAAAATTGAAGACGTAGCTACCCCAGAGGCTTTCAAACGAAACCCTGGGTTAGTGTGGGAGTTTTATAAAATGCGAATGCAGCTTATGAAAAACGCGAGGCCAAATTCAGCGCACTTGGCCTTGACAGAACTTGAGAATATGGGAATCTTAAAGGCAGTTATAACTCAGAACATAGACAATCTTCATAAGATGGCAGGAACTAAGACTGTTATAGAGCTCCATGGGAACATTTATTCTGTTAAATGCTCCAACTGTGAGTATAAAGAAAATTTGTTAGAAACTAGGAAGCTTGATGAGTTCTTAAGAGAAGAGGAGATTCCAAAATGTCCAAAATGTCGATCATTTATTCGCCCTGATGTGGTGTGGTTTGGAGAATCTCTCCCTCAAGGAACTCTTCAGAAAGCGTTTAAACTCGCTGAACGGGCCGATGTTTGCCTTGTGATAGGAACAAGTGGACAAGTTTTTCCAGCTGCATATATTCCATACATTGTCAAAGATAGTGGAGGGTACGTAATAGAAATCAATCCCAAAGAAAGTGGAATAACTCCAATAGCGGACTTGTTCCTAAAGGGAAATGCGGGGGAGATTATGAAGCTTCTTTTAGGGAAGGTTAAAATTTGCTTGAAGAACAAAAAATGTTAG
- the glyA gene encoding serine hydroxymethyltransferase, giving the protein MSYQMYKDKVLEFIEGHENWRSSTINLIASENITSPSVTRAVASGFMHKYAEGWPKQRYYQGCKYVDEVELIGVDLFCKLFQSDFADLRPISGTNANQAAFFGLTQAGDKAIVLHTSHGGHISHMPFGAAGMRGLEVHTWPFDNEEFNIDVDKAAQMIRELEPKIVVFGGSLFPFPHPVKELAPVAKEVGAYVMYDAAHVLGLIGGGKFQDPLREGADVITSSTHKTFPGPQGGVILYKDLGEDTAKLQWAIFPGVLSNHHLHHMAGKVVTAAEMLEFGKAYAEQIVKNAKALAEAMAEEGFKVIGEDKGYTESHQVIVDVSELHEAGGGWAAPLLEEAGIILNKNLLPWDPLEKVNTPSGLRIGVQEMTRVGMMEDDIKEIARFMRRVLLDKEDPKKVEKDVFEFRKQFQKVYYSFDYGLPMKE; this is encoded by the coding sequence ATGAGCTACCAGATGTATAAAGATAAAGTATTGGAATTTATTGAGGGCCATGAAAACTGGAGGAGCTCCACAATAAACTTGATTGCAAGTGAGAATATAACTTCTCCAAGCGTTACAAGAGCCGTGGCAAGCGGTTTTATGCATAAGTATGCTGAAGGATGGCCAAAACAAAGATACTATCAAGGATGTAAGTATGTGGATGAAGTTGAGCTTATAGGTGTTGACCTCTTCTGTAAACTATTCCAGAGCGATTTCGCCGATTTGAGACCAATTTCTGGAACCAACGCTAACCAAGCCGCATTCTTTGGACTTACCCAAGCTGGAGACAAAGCAATAGTTCTCCACACTTCTCATGGTGGACACATAAGCCACATGCCTTTTGGAGCTGCTGGTATGAGAGGATTAGAAGTACATACATGGCCTTTCGATAATGAGGAATTTAACATTGATGTTGACAAAGCAGCCCAGATGATTAGAGAACTTGAGCCAAAGATAGTTGTGTTTGGTGGTTCACTATTCCCATTCCCACACCCAGTTAAAGAACTAGCCCCAGTTGCTAAAGAGGTTGGAGCTTATGTCATGTATGATGCCGCCCACGTCTTGGGATTAATCGGTGGAGGAAAGTTCCAAGACCCACTTAGAGAAGGAGCAGATGTTATAACTTCATCAACCCACAAAACATTCCCAGGACCACAAGGTGGTGTTATACTTTACAAGGATCTTGGTGAAGACACAGCCAAGCTCCAGTGGGCAATCTTCCCTGGCGTTTTGAGCAACCACCACTTGCACCACATGGCTGGAAAAGTCGTTACAGCTGCAGAGATGCTTGAATTCGGTAAAGCTTATGCAGAGCAGATTGTCAAGAACGCAAAGGCCCTAGCTGAAGCAATGGCAGAAGAAGGGTTCAAAGTCATTGGTGAGGACAAAGGCTATACCGAAAGCCACCAGGTCATTGTGGATGTTAGTGAGCTCCACGAAGCAGGTGGCGGATGGGCCGCTCCACTATTGGAAGAGGCCGGCATAATCCTCAACAAGAACCTTCTCCCATGGGACCCACTTGAAAAGGTCAACACTCCAAGCGGTCTAAGAATTGGTGTTCAAGAGATGACAAGAGTTGGAATGATGGAAGACGATATAAAGGAGATAGCAAGATTCATGAGAAGAGTCCTTCTTGATAAAGAAGATCCAAAGAAAGTCGAAAAAGACGTCTTCGAGTTCAGAAAGCAATTCCAGAAGGTTTACTACTCCTTCGACTATGGCTTGCCAATGAAAGAGTGA